Proteins co-encoded in one Peptococcaceae bacterium 1198_IL3148 genomic window:
- a CDS encoding HNH endonuclease, which produces MNFWKPGGKTNFKALDEGDLFLFKLHSPQDYIVGGGFFLKFSILPSSLAWEAFGLANGARSLFELHDRIYKYKKTNRISDPDPQIGCIILTMPFYLEEDDWITVPDNWSKNIVQGKTYDTSEHYGKLLYQQIQEVLYSQRFNKNLLREDSVNSRYGKEQKIKPRIGQGAFKILITDAYHRRCAITGEKTLPVLEAAHIKPFSLDGSHEINNGLLLRRDFHTLFDRGYITIDKEFNVEVSRRIKEDFGNGKEYYAHHGSKLIILPGKKEQLPSPHYLEWHNENIYLG; this is translated from the coding sequence GTGAACTTTTGGAAACCTGGAGGAAAAACAAATTTCAAAGCTCTTGACGAAGGTGATTTGTTTTTATTTAAATTACATAGTCCACAAGATTATATTGTAGGCGGTGGATTTTTTCTGAAGTTCTCAATATTACCATCTTCATTAGCGTGGGAAGCTTTTGGATTAGCTAATGGAGCTAGGAGTCTATTCGAGTTACATGACAGGATATACAAATATAAAAAGACAAATCGCATATCTGATCCGGATCCTCAGATTGGCTGTATTATATTAACGATGCCTTTTTATTTAGAAGAAGATGACTGGATCACTGTTCCGGACAATTGGAGCAAAAACATCGTACAAGGTAAGACGTACGATACTTCTGAACATTATGGAAAGCTGTTATATCAACAAATACAGGAAGTGTTATATAGCCAGAGATTCAATAAAAATCTACTGAGAGAAGACTCCGTAAATAGCCGATATGGTAAAGAACAGAAGATAAAACCAAGAATAGGGCAGGGTGCTTTCAAGATCCTTATTACTGATGCTTACCATAGAAGATGTGCAATAACTGGTGAAAAAACATTACCCGTATTAGAGGCAGCCCATATTAAACCATTTAGTCTTGATGGATCTCATGAAATTAATAATGGTCTACTGCTTAGAAGAGATTTTCATACCTTGTTTGATCGGGGGTACATAACGATTGATAAGGAATTCAATGTTGAGGTAAGTCGCCGCATCAAGGAAGACTTTGGAAATGGAAAAGAGTACTATGCACACCATGGAAGTAAGTTGATAATTTTGCCGGGGAAAAAAGAACAACTTCCAAGCCCACACTATTTAGAATGGCATAATGAGAATATATATTTGGGATAA
- the istA gene encoding IS21 family transposase → MIGIEQYQKIQEYKELGLSQTKTAKALGITYTSVSKYWNMSKEDYAREAEQEKYHMDNYRQYILEQLKICPQIRDTNIYLKLMEAFPDLQVKRATFYRYMKALREQHGYQHTSKRKISPREVSPPGYEAQADFGQYKLKDMYGRIVRVYFFCMVLSYSRMKFVCFLPDPFTTETAIKAHNYAFQYFGGRPQTILYDLDRVYVVSENLGNIIFVPVFEKYVKRIGYSVSLCRPRDPQSKGKVEEVIGYVKQSFLEGRVYTGIDSLNSAALAWLDREGNGRVHTVTKKVPREMFIEEQKQLFHVKPYSEVSSTVASFDSNGVVSYKGNRYQIDVGVMDAHQRIRIEDDGEILLFYDTDTNELLAKYPVTEDTGQIFKPEGNNNRNRVSHDLIKQYFADHEIAQEFIRRMEQEQPKYFNSHCIRLNRMTKFYSMGQMLDGIRYCIETERCNAYELLAYMMYKHGEQIAKKFLPNQQYFNHLTRSKEIRREIDG, encoded by the coding sequence ATGATCGGTATCGAGCAATACCAAAAAATCCAAGAGTACAAAGAACTTGGACTTTCCCAGACCAAGACTGCTAAAGCGCTGGGGATCACCTATACTTCTGTCAGTAAATACTGGAATATGAGCAAAGAGGATTATGCCAGGGAAGCTGAGCAGGAAAAGTATCATATGGATAATTATCGACAGTACATATTAGAGCAATTGAAAATATGCCCGCAAATCCGGGATACGAATATCTATCTCAAATTAATGGAAGCTTTTCCTGATTTACAAGTTAAACGAGCTACTTTCTATCGCTATATGAAAGCTCTAAGGGAACAGCATGGGTATCAGCATACCAGTAAGCGGAAAATCTCGCCACGTGAAGTCTCGCCACCAGGATATGAAGCTCAGGCTGATTTTGGTCAATATAAACTTAAAGATATGTATGGACGAATTGTGCGGGTATATTTCTTTTGCATGGTTCTGAGTTATAGCAGAATGAAATTTGTTTGCTTTTTACCGGATCCCTTCACGACCGAAACAGCCATAAAAGCTCATAACTATGCATTTCAATATTTTGGAGGAAGACCACAGACAATTCTATATGATCTTGATCGGGTCTATGTGGTTAGCGAAAATCTAGGTAATATTATATTTGTACCGGTCTTTGAAAAATATGTAAAGCGTATCGGCTACAGTGTTTCATTATGCAGGCCAAGAGATCCTCAGAGTAAAGGTAAGGTAGAAGAGGTAATTGGATATGTTAAGCAAAGTTTTCTGGAGGGGAGGGTATATACCGGAATTGACAGTCTTAACAGTGCAGCTCTTGCATGGTTGGATAGAGAAGGCAACGGGAGAGTTCATACTGTGACTAAAAAAGTGCCGCGAGAAATGTTCATAGAAGAACAAAAACAGCTTTTTCATGTTAAACCATATTCAGAGGTATCAAGTACTGTAGCATCCTTTGATTCCAATGGAGTGGTCAGCTATAAAGGGAATCGTTATCAGATTGATGTCGGTGTGATGGATGCACATCAACGCATACGTATAGAGGATGATGGTGAAATACTTCTATTTTATGATACTGATACTAATGAATTATTAGCTAAGTATCCAGTAACAGAAGATACTGGGCAGATATTCAAACCTGAAGGAAATAATAACAGAAACAGGGTTTCTCATGATCTTATAAAACAATATTTTGCAGACCATGAAATAGCTCAGGAATTTATACGGCGGATGGAACAGGAACAACCAAAATATTTTAATAGCCATTGCATTCGCTTAAATCGCATGACGAAGTTTTATTCGATGGGGCAAATGCTTGATGGGATAAGATACTGCATTGAGACTGAACGCTGTAATGCCTATGAACTTTTGGCCTACATGATGTATAAGCATGGTGAGCAGATAGCGAAGAAGTTCTTACCAAATCAACAGTATTTCAACCACCTGACACGTAGCAAGGAGATAAGGAGGGAAATTGATGGCTGA
- a CDS encoding ATP-binding protein encodes MADITEIRELAKKLDLWNIARGYIDLNDEKLSNLDYLQMILQKELEIRARQKQIKLRRASKLPNKVFELSNLNKGLEWQIKQLSHLMWLNEEQNVILLGKCGTGKTSLAVHLGETVIDNGHKTYYTSIDTFVSIVENKDINPKAGATFSYMRECDLIIIDDVFYLEPTRSELQAFYRAVTFLNETRSIIFITNREISAWLDAVEDKHLCQTLLDRITANCQIIRLTDR; translated from the coding sequence ATGGCTGATATAACTGAAATCCGCGAGTTGGCTAAGAAGCTAGATCTATGGAATATTGCCAGGGGATATATTGATTTGAATGATGAGAAACTGTCCAATCTAGATTATCTTCAGATGATATTACAAAAAGAACTAGAGATACGAGCCAGACAAAAGCAGATCAAGCTAAGAAGGGCAAGCAAACTTCCCAACAAGGTATTTGAATTATCGAATTTAAACAAAGGTTTGGAATGGCAGATAAAACAATTATCCCATCTGATGTGGCTCAATGAAGAACAAAACGTTATTCTTCTTGGTAAATGCGGGACAGGCAAAACTAGTCTTGCAGTTCATCTTGGAGAAACAGTGATCGACAATGGACATAAAACTTACTATACATCCATTGACACTTTTGTATCTATTGTAGAGAACAAAGATATAAACCCAAAAGCAGGAGCAACCTTCTCCTATATGCGGGAATGCGACTTGATTATTATTGATGATGTATTTTATCTAGAACCAACCAGGTCAGAGTTGCAGGCTTTTTATCGAGCAGTTACTTTTCTTAATGAAACAAGAAGTATCATTTTTATTACCAATCGTGAAATATCTGCATGGTTAGATGCAGTGGAAGACAAACATCTTTGCCAGACTCTGTTAGATAGAATAACAGCAAATTGTCAGATCATTCGCTTGACTGACAGATAA